DNA sequence from the Lycium barbarum isolate Lr01 chromosome 5, ASM1917538v2, whole genome shotgun sequence genome:
ATTTTATCAACATTTATAGACTAGGTACTTTTCAAGATGCTACTTTATACCTTGTCTTTGCAAACATTAAGGTTCTTctcggtgattttttttttactcggCAACAAATCAAgcttttgccttttttttttttttttttttctggatgGTATCTCTTCTTATTCTTGACTAGGTATGTTTTCTCAAAAATATGAAACAATTTGGCTTAGTTTTAATTATAAACTACTATCTTCTCTACCTTTGATTTTTGTGCTCAAATTCTGATAGAGACTCTAACGAGTATAGAAAAATTATTTTATCCGAGCACTTCGAGGATACTAGATGTGATGAACAGGAGCATGAACGAACAAATAAGTAACTTAAGGAATATATATTCTCTAAATTGCCAAGGTTAAAAAACGAAGTATTAATtccataattaaaaaaaaaaaaaaaaaaagagagagacaaAATAACCATCCACAAATGTCATATTTGATGACTATTTTAGACAAATATTTTCATTGACGGATCCTGCTTGAAGACGGGCGGCAACGAAAACATTGACAAGGCCGCGCACCCCTGCCCAAGGTAAGCTCCAGAGACGGTAAAGAATTGTTACAAGCCTGCTCGTGCAAAGTGGATGCTTCACCATTCACCTGACCCGACCCAATGTTTGGACCCGTTATTTCAAACGTACGAAGTGGACGCCTCTGACTCTGATCAACCATCTGGGGAGCAATTGGAGAAGGAGGAGCAACAGGCAATAGTTGCCTTAAGTGTTGAATCCAACTATTTTCAATTGCAAAGTACTCAAATTAACATATGGCCCATTAAATAAATTAAACCGCAAAATAATATACCCTTCTTTCTCCAAAATAATTAGAAAAGAGGGTTGTGCTttcaaacctaaaatgtatatAAATAGCATTACCTACGTCCAACGTAATTCTAAAGGCTAACAAGACAATAAAGTAAATAAGTACTAATTGTGAGTTCTGCTACTAattaaaggaaaaagaaaatccaTAGAAACATGTTCCTAAGGCAAAGTTTGTGAAATTAGTTAATCCCTTACCCCACCCCCAACCCCCACGCCCccacacacacaccaaaaaagaaaaggaaaagagttAAATTTGTTCGTGCACTGTCCGAAATTGAATAACATTGCCCTCCACTCTATTTgttttttatattaattatctCTATCGTTAGAAAAACAGTCTCGCTTTTGCCCTTGACCCCTAATAGCAGCTCCAACATGAAGGTAAATTTAAATCATATTCAAAAAGTGAGATAAATTTTGACCTTATTTATCAAAGAATTTAGACACATGGAGTCCAATCATTTCACACTAGACCTCCATTAATGACAAAGGCAAGTACGGGAAGTAATCATATGAATGGATCAGAAGTATGACTGAGGGCAATATTAAACGATTTCGAACGGTTTAAGGAAAAATTTGAGACTTTCCCATAAAAgaaattcatacaaaaaaaaaaggagatatgTCATATAAATATACTTTAAAGTATAGGTTAAAAAATCAATGAAAGATTAATAATCTTACTCATCATCTGGGAGTCTAGAGCTTTCATGCACAAAAGTATGAGAGAAAATTGTACGACCACCATTCATGATTTTGGGAGTACTGTGATGAATATTTGGAGGTGTACTTTGATGATCGTCTATCAGTCCACTTGTCAATGGATCATTCTCGTCCTCTTGGCTGGTAAACAACAATTAACACCACAATAATTATAGTATAAACACATTAATTTGTTACTCACGTACAAACATTAATTCGGAGCCTTAGTTTAATTAAAGTTTAATTAATCATACTTAATTAAGAGATAGTCGAGTGATCATGAGTTCACGATTCGAATATTAGTGGCTGATTAGATACCATTTTTTTACCTAATTATCCTTCCTTCTTCGTGTACAAGAATAAAAAAGaatatagttgttgcaactctacATGGCTAATTTTTTAAATTCTTTTCCAAAAAAAAACCCTACTAGTGTTTATCATTTAATGTGTCTAAGGTTATTTAAtaagttttttcttttctttttgaacCCTTAACTCTTAAGAAGCTATTTATTAACCTCGCTCATTATTTATGCGTTTGAGTGTTAGTAAAAAATACAAATTTTGCTAGGTCAGTATGAGGTGCTTATGAGACACATTTCTATCAAGAATACGAATCTAAATGGTCACTAGCAAAGTTAAGACGTTTGCTTTACGAATCATGTCAAAATTAAGGGGTTCTAGGCATTTAACCTATTATCAATATGTGCATCtcgtttcttttcttttttgattaACAGGTAAGAATAATATAAAATCTTTATGCATCATTATAAAAGCAAGTGCCACTTTCATACAACTTTAACTATCAATACAAGAAAATTCTAATTTGTCTACTTACCTCTACTGTACTTTTGGTGTGTCCACAAAGGAATTACTTATACACTAAATAAATGTTTATATACGTTTATTAAAAGATTGACTTTCATTCATTATCACTAATCCAGTTTGTTTCAAATAGATCCCGTTCTAACAGGTATCGAAGtctaggagaaaaagaaaaacattggcctatgtatgtataaaaattgctcaaaaaaaaaaaaatggcacgtATTAATTACCTCATATTGATATCACCTCCTGCATTATACACTTCCATCCTTGCATCAAGCTCCATCACCTCTTCAGGCGTTAATTCCTAATGAAAATTTCAAATAGAAATATTTTCTTAGAATTAATAGATAATGGAAAAGCTAAACAATATACTAGTATATAGTTTCATTTTACAACAAAATCAAAAGATGAACCAATAAGGACAAAATATTTGCTAACAAAACCCCTAATATTGAATGTAGACACTTACTGACATGCACCCGATATTTACACTAAAGATTATATTAGTCAGATAATATTTTACCCATACTTAATGTTTCCATCAAATTGATATACTTTATCATGATTAAGTAATAAATGAAGTGAAAATACACATTAATTACCTCATCGCTGCTCTCTTCATCTTCACTTTCAGGACCTTCAAAAAACCTCCAGTCCCCTTCTTCTTCGATAATACGGCAATTGGGGCAGATCATCATGCCCCTGGTATTAAAGTGTGAACCAATACAATCTGCataaccagaaaaaaaaaaagtttaagttTTATGCACTGACAGTCTGACAGTACATATATTTAAAATCAACTTAATTATTTCatgtttagaaagaaaaaaaaatgtttgtaTAATGTTAGTTAGATCTTAATGTGTGTTATAAATGAAACTAATCATATGAAGTTCAAATTTTTAGATGAGATTGTACAAATTTCTTTTTTACAAGATTTTGTGTATTATTCTTTATTGTTCTACCCGAGTattccattttatttcattttttggaTTATTTTTTTTACCAACATAGTCAGAAAGTTTTATATATCTAAAAGATCAAAGAAAAACAAAATGTAGGTGGCTAACCATATGATTTATCAGGATACAgattttctctttctcttccacGAGTAAGAGAAAGAAAAATCTCCTCAACTTAATTGATTAAAGATCCAAATAAAAATTCAAAAGAAGGAATTAAAAAGGTTAAACCATGTGAATCGAATAAACAATTTTTTATgtttggaaaaaagaaaaaaaaatctagctCGCTACTACATGATTTATCATGTGCTTATTCTATAgaaaaattctgaaaaaaaaaaaaaaaaaaaaacacatgaatgaattaaaaaaaaaaaattgctattcGAGACATGTAAATTTttcagatatatacatatatgcaccaTACCGGTGTGAAAAAAATGTCCACAAAGAAGCTTAGTTATGGATCTTTGAGCGTTATCAACTACTTCGTCTAAGCATATCGTGCAATTAGGAGCATCCTGAATAtcatttggaaaagttttatcaGCCATTGCTTTGAAAAAATTTGAAGAAATCACTTGGAAGAATTAGTACGATGAAAGAAGAGAAAGTGAAGAGTGAGGTGAGCAGGCTAATTAACACACTATAtataagagcaaaaaaaaaattaacttatgAAGACCGTAATCTCGCGTTAGATTCTCTACTAAATGTTTTGTGGTTAAACGGTAAGATAATATGTAGAGATAATTTCAAAGCCCCCCCCTCAGGTTTGGCTTCGTTAACACTCACCTCCCTTGAGGTTTGAGATATTATGTTACCTCCcttattttgatatttttataGCAAAATTAATTTAAGTGATAAATTGTCTATAATATTTCTAAACTACCCTTAGCTTCCACCCTTAAgtttttaataaataaatatgaaCCTAATTTCAACGTTTTTCAAAACTTAAATTAAGAAGATTTCAAACAACTCATATTTCATCTTAGTTTATTACGTAGTAGACCAATAATTATTGTAGATAACAACATTTTTCGTCCTTTTAACTTTTGCTAATAGGAAAAAATGATTAAGATATCAAGTTCCCGTGTCCTGACATTGGTTTCAAAGCCTAGAATTTTACTTAAcatgaatttatgaaaatataaaCGGTGATATTCAATCATTGGTTTGTAATTATTCTTTTAACTCCACCTCAGAATTTAATTATCATTTAGTAGACGCAAAAACTgaaaaatacaattttttttttcaagagaaTTTGAAATATACGAAGACCCTGAGTATAAAATGTAAGTAATTAACCACAACAAATTCAATAGAAAGTAACTTACGATCTATGTAACATTAACTATGACATATTCATTTTTCAATCTTTGCAAAATCAATCAAATTCAGTCATTGCGTGAGGTAGTTCatcttatttaattaattttcatCATCAATTCTTTATAATATATTTGAGGTTCCATTGTTAGAGAATGGAACTCCATTAGATTTACTATAACTCCATCCACTTTAATTAAGAAACACATTTAGTTTCTTTTTGAGAATAAAAATTGTTCACTTATAACTTTAAAGGTAAAATTTACACCAGTTGCGGCAACCTACAGTGATGGCATAACAGATATACACGTCAAggaatttgatatattttttaatattaagTTATCAGACGTTGAAATCTTCTTTAGCTTTGATAAATTCGGGAGAAGGTTTATATTTAGAAACCTAGAATTTGTAAAAAGTGGAAGATAAGGGTAGTTTGGGAAGATTAgacaatttatcatttaaatttggttacaaaaatatcaaaataagGGAGGTAAACGTAACATCTCAAACTACAGTGGGGTAAGTGTTACGAACCCAAACCAAAGGGGGAGATCTGCCAAactactagtttttttttttccaacaactTGAACTTTAAACTGTGTGAAAATATTTTTGTGGTGGACCTGCATATAGGTAAGAATTTAAAATCATGTTTAAAATGACAAATTACACAGaaaaaatgtatatatacattttatGAATATGTGTTATCTATGAATTTTTTTATGATCTGTGTTATTTATTATGAATTTTTTTCTCAACGAATAAAACTCTAAAATGTGTGAAAATATCTATTGTGATCCTGCATTTAGATAAGAAGTTAAACTTATGTTCACATTGGTTATGAAATTACAGTTTTggtttgtttctttaattatatatatggtgTTATAAGTTCAAAATACTTATAAACTCACGAAAGtgcgtatatgtgtgtgtgttctCACGTCTTTTTTCGTCTTAATCGAACAATTATATAAGGATTTATGTGTCACATTAGTATTTCTTATACTACTGTAGTCTTCAATATTTATAAAGGAAGTAAGGTTTTTGTCTCCCCCTTGCGTGAAGATAAAGAGTACAAGTCCGTCTTACCCTTCAGTGCACAAAAAGAGGTtataatgttttttttaaaaaaaaaaagaaaaatgttgTTTTATGgtattaaaacataaaaatcaaaTTTGCTTTTGTCTAATTTAGATAGATATGTAGTTATTGAATATTTCATTATAGATTATCATAATATAATTTCAATAAATGTTAATTAAACAACATCCTTAGAAGTATTAGTGAATTTATTATGAACAAATCTTATTTTGAAAAGACCCTTATCATGAATGTGTAATCAAAAGTGTAATCTTAAAATTTTGGAGTATTTGAGTTTTGCAAATTCAAACTTTTTAACTTTAAATTCAAAAGTGTTTGCTTGCgctaaattttgaaaaatgaaattTTCTGAAAACTTTCAAACTCATTTGTTCAAAACTTTTAAACATTGAAAAACTCCAATATCTAGTTCTTGAGTTCTTTTTTAAGGATTATTTGAAATATTGAGTCTGAAAATCTTTAAAAGAAATTAGTACTGAAATTAGTACTaactttttttgaaatttaaaaCAAACACCTATACATGAAAAACTTCCAATTAACTATAAACAAACATCATAAGTGCGTCATTCTTTCATTATTTATGTACACTAGAATCgggttatttttttatttgtttaaagGTGAAACAGAATGGAGATAAACGTACAATTTAACAAACTTTAGATGGTAAAAAAATAActcaaatacaacaacaacaacaacaacaacaacaacaacaacaacatacccagttaatcccacaacgtggggtctggggagggtagagtgtacgcagaccttacccccaccttaggtagggaggttgtttccggaagaccctcggctcaagagaaaacataagaaaggtcagatacgggcaaacacATCAAAGcagttatgaaaatgaaaacagtgaaagtaaataagtcattataaaccattataaaccaacagatactcgcaaaaatcaagagacaagaaactatagagcaacatAGCTACTCGTAAGAAATAATAAACGCAACTacttactagccttctaccctaatatgagtcctccataccctcctat
Encoded proteins:
- the LOC132642216 gene encoding E3 ubiquitin-protein ligase RFI2-like, producing the protein MADKTFPNDIQDAPNCTICLDEVVDNAQRSITKLLCGHFFHTDCIGSHFNTRGMMICPNCRIIEEEGDWRFFEGPESEDEESSDEELTPEEVMELDARMEVYNAGGDINMSQEDENDPLTSGLIDDHQSTPPNIHHSTPKIMNGGRTIFSHTFVHESSRLPDDDWIQHLRQLLPVAPPSPIAPQMVDQSQRRPLRTFEITGPNIGSGQVNGEASTLHEQACNNSLPSLELTLGRGARPCQCFRCRPSSSRIRQ